In a genomic window of Ralstonia nicotianae:
- a CDS encoding 3-hydroxyacyl-CoA dehydrogenase: MEIRDQVFIVTGGASGLGAGTARALAEAGGKVVIADLNEAAGAALAQEIGGRFVRCDVSSEADGQAAVQAATSLGALAGLVNCAGIAPASRTVGKAGPHPLDQFARVININLIGTFNMIRLAATAMTSNAPNAGGERGVIINTASVAAFDGQIGQAAYAASKGGVVAMTLAIARDLSRDGIRVMTIAPGIFETPMLLGMPPEVQDALGKMVPFPPRLGKPAEYAQLARAIIENPMLNGETIRLDGAIRMQPK; encoded by the coding sequence ATGGAGATTCGCGATCAGGTGTTCATCGTCACCGGCGGCGCGTCGGGCTTGGGCGCGGGAACGGCGCGCGCGCTGGCGGAGGCCGGCGGCAAGGTGGTGATCGCAGACCTGAACGAGGCCGCCGGCGCGGCGCTGGCGCAGGAGATCGGCGGGCGCTTCGTGCGCTGCGACGTCAGCTCGGAAGCCGACGGCCAGGCCGCGGTGCAGGCCGCCACCTCGCTCGGCGCGCTGGCGGGGCTGGTGAACTGCGCGGGCATCGCCCCGGCGTCGCGCACGGTGGGCAAGGCCGGACCGCACCCGCTCGACCAGTTCGCGCGCGTCATCAACATCAACCTGATCGGCACGTTCAACATGATCCGCCTGGCGGCCACGGCGATGACCTCCAACGCCCCCAATGCCGGCGGCGAGCGCGGCGTCATCATCAACACCGCGTCGGTGGCGGCGTTCGACGGGCAGATCGGCCAGGCCGCCTATGCGGCATCCAAGGGCGGCGTGGTGGCGATGACGCTGGCGATCGCGCGCGACCTGTCGCGCGACGGCATCCGCGTGATGACGATCGCGCCGGGCATCTTCGAGACGCCGATGCTGCTGGGCATGCCGCCGGAGGTGCAGGATGCGCTGGGCAAGATGGTGCCGTTCCCGCCGCGGCTGGGGAAACCGGCGGAGTATGCGCAGCTGGCGCGCGCCATCATCGAGAACCCGATGCTCAACGGCGAGACGATCCGGCTCGACGGCGCCATCCGCATGCAGCCGAAGTAA